In Nitrospinota bacterium, a single genomic region encodes these proteins:
- a CDS encoding AAA family ATPase: protein MKPEIFAVAGGKGGVGKSVTSILLARAFSLADKKTVLVDGDLGGANLHTLVGMNYPQYGLIDFLLGRVQSLEDILLYTPDKNVRLISGAGDFLGMANLKWTVKAKLIRHLKNLDADRVIIDLGAGASFNTLDLFLTAKKHVVVLSPEPTSLQNLCEFLKYCVGRLLYAKFSKDEKVKLLLDRFVFPNRPDSNITLGEFLEKLTSGNNQLSREINTVLQNFQPYVVVSMAENQAEATKYFNMVEKTAKKYFKMNLSLLCTVFREEIIHDYIRNSRSLFAIDTGANHYSLMKMGQVLNRKTSRLVGY from the coding sequence ATGAAACCAGAGATTTTTGCGGTAGCCGGAGGTAAAGGTGGCGTAGGGAAATCTGTAACCTCCATTCTTCTTGCACGGGCCTTTTCATTAGCGGATAAGAAAACGGTGCTGGTGGATGGCGACCTCGGGGGGGCAAATCTTCACACCCTCGTCGGGATGAATTATCCCCAGTATGGCCTCATAGATTTCCTCCTTGGGCGCGTTCAATCGCTTGAAGATATACTTCTTTACACTCCGGATAAGAACGTGAGGCTCATAAGCGGAGCTGGCGATTTTCTCGGGATGGCAAATCTCAAGTGGACGGTTAAGGCGAAGCTGATACGCCACCTGAAAAACCTCGATGCCGACAGGGTGATAATCGATCTTGGCGCTGGGGCCTCCTTCAACACGCTTGACCTTTTCTTGACGGCAAAAAAGCATGTTGTTGTCCTTTCACCTGAACCTACTTCACTTCAGAATCTTTGCGAATTTCTGAAGTATTGCGTCGGTCGCCTTTTATACGCCAAATTTTCAAAGGATGAAAAGGTAAAGCTCCTTCTTGACAGGTTTGTGTTTCCCAACAGGCCCGATTCGAATATCACGCTAGGGGAGTTTCTGGAGAAGCTTACTTCCGGTAACAACCAGCTTTCGCGCGAGATAAACACCGTTCTCCAGAATTTTCAGCCGTATGTAGTGGTAAGCATGGCGGAAAACCAGGCGGAGGCTACAAAATATTTCAATATGGTCGAAAAAACCGCAAAAAAATATTTCAAGATGAATCTTTCGCTCCTCTGCACGGTTTTCAGGGAAGAGATAATTCACGACTACATCAGGAACAGCAGATCCCTGTTCGCCATCGATACAGGCGCGAACCACTATTCTCTAATGAAAATGGGGCAGGTGCTGAACAGGAAGACGTCCCGTCTGGTGGGATACTGA